A single window of Lynx canadensis isolate LIC74 chromosome C2, mLynCan4.pri.v2, whole genome shotgun sequence DNA harbors:
- the GPR156 gene encoding probable G-protein coupled receptor 156 encodes MEPEINCSELCDSFPGQELDRSPLHDLCRTITSSHYSSKTISSLSPVLLGVVWTFLSCGLLLIVFFLGFTIRCRNNRIVKMSSPNLNIVTLLGSCLTYSSVYLFGIQDRDALAGGSMETLIQIRLSMLCIGTSLVFGPILGKSWRLYKVFTQRVPDKRVIIKDLQLLGLVAALVIADVILLVTWVLTDPIQCLQILGVSMTVTGRDVSCSLTSTHFCASRYSDVWIALVLVCKGLLLLYGAYLAGLTDHVSSPPVNQSLTIMVGVNLVVVAAGLLFVVTRYLHSWPNLVFGLTSGGIFVCTTTINCFIFIPQLKQWKAFEEENQTIRRMAKYFSTPSKSFHMQYGEEQNCHTRGEKNSMDRLLTEKNAMIESLQEQVNNAKEKLVRLMSAECTFDPPEWAVPPTSSHSKNSLTAASAHSLVAQGPLECLSDSQNDTSIVAQDSQSTSVPSSSVQSLEGAVKDTSSSSGQKEKISNFKDFSGHLNLGCSQKPQPEQSRGAERRDQVPMNPHQSVIPGGEGPVPQRQGQLENSEEPQKRLSRVNSVIREKLQEVLQDLGLGPEAPLPSSPSYTQQPWKNPQKIPLSKELGFSPYMVKRRRAALRARSHFPGSIPSYVGHRANRTVSGARGGLNVQNRDSLCLDPQTAGSRAPKPSSRKPSLFPDPQGKPGTLEGSKQSQTEPQGTRGSQAAFAHQPSGSDQAQRPAAPHLSRASPDVPEQRQLLSLGFPDRPSMSSPCNYLDTESSSSDEFFCHCHRPYCEICFQSSSASSDSGSSDSDPDPAGGLASWEKLWAHSKPIVNFKEDLKPTLV; translated from the exons GATTGTGAAGATGTCCAGTCCCAACCTGAACATTGTGACCTTACTTGGCAGTTGTCTGACTTACAGTAGCGTTTACCTCTTCGGGATTCAAGATCGAGATGCTTTAGCGGGAGGCTCAATGGAAACTCTCATTCAG ATAAGACTATCCATGCTGTGCATTGGGACCTCCCTTGTGTTTGGCCCCATTCTGGGGAAGAGCTGGCGACTCTACAAGGTGTTTACCCAGAGGGTCCCGGACAAGAGAGTG ATAATCAAAGACCTGCAGCTACTGGGGTTGGTGGCAGCCCTGGTGATAGCAGACGTGATCCTGCTTGTGACGTGGGTGCTGACTGATCCCATCCAGTGCCTCCAGATTCTCGGTGTCAGTATGACG GTGACAGGGAGAGACGTGTCCTGCTCTCTGACCAGCACACACTTCTGTGCTTCCCGGTACTCTGATGTCTGGATTGCTCTTGTTTTGGTATGCAAG GGCCTGCTGCTGCTATATGGTGCCTACCTGGCTGGCCTGACTGACCACGTCAGCTCTCCTCCTGTGAATCAGTCTTTAACCATCATGGTTGGGGTCAACCTCGTAGTAGTGGCCGCTGGGCTTCTGTTTGTGGTCACCAGATACTTGCACTCCTGGCCCAACCTGGTCTTTGGACTCACATCTGGAGGTATCTTTGTTTGCACAACCACAATCAACTGCTTCATCTTCATTCCCCAG CTGAAACAGTGGAAGGCATTTGAAGAGGAAAACCAAACAATCAGACGCATGGCCAAATATTTCAGCACTCCCAGCAAAAGCTTCCATATGCAGTATGGTGAGGAGCAGAATTGCCACACTAGAGGAGAGAAAAACTCCATGGACAGACTCCTCACAGAA aaaaatgcTATGATTGAAAGCCTGCAGGAACAAGTAAACAACGCCAAAGAGAAGCTAGTGAGGCTGATGTCGGCTGAGTGTACCTTCGACCCCCCAGAGTGGGCCGTCCCTCCCACCTCTTCCCACAGCAAGAACAGCCTGACTGCAGCCTCTGCCCACAGCCTGGTAGCTCAAGGGCCTTTGGAATGCCTCTCTGACTCTCAGAATGATACCAGTATAGTTGCCCAGGACTCCCAGAGCACCTCAGTGCCCTCTTCAAGTGTACAAAGCCTGGAGGGGGCTGTGAAAGACACCAGCTCCTCCTCAGGGCAGAAGGAAAAAATTTCTAACTTCAAAGACTTTTCTGGTCATTTAAATTTGGGCTGCAGCCAGAAGCCACAGCCTGAGCAAAGCCGAGGTGCAGAAAGAAGAGACCAAGTACCCATGAACCCCCACCAGAGTGTCATACCAGGTGGAGAAGGCCCTGTTCCCCAGAGACAAGGGCAGCTGGAGAACTCAGAGGAGCCCCAAAAGCGGCTGTCAAGGGTCAATTCAGTGATCAGGGAGAAGCTTCAGGAAGTCCTGCAAGATCTGGGCCTGGGCCCTGaggctcctctcccctcttccccatctTATACACAGCAGCCCTGGAAGAACCCCCAGAAGATTCCCCTCTCCAAGGAGCTGGGCTTCAGCCCGTACATGGTGAAGAGAAGGCGGGCAGCACTGCGGGCTCGCTCACACTTTCCAGGCTCTATACCCTCATATGTGGGGCATCGGGCAAATAGGACTGTATCTGGGGCACGTGGTGGGCTAAATGTGCAGAATAGGGACAGTCTCTGCCTGGATCCCCAGACTGCTGGTTCCCGGGCACCAAaaccctcttccaggaagccttcacTATTCCCAGATCCACAAGGCAAGCCGGGCACCCTGGAGGGCAGCAAACAAAGCCAGACAGAGCCCCAGGGTACCAGAGGGAGCCAGGCAGCCTTTGCTCACCAGCCTTCTGGCTCTGACCAAGCACAGCGTCCTGCCGCCCCACACCTATCCAGAGCTTCACCAGACGTGCCTGAGCAGCGGCAGCTGCTGTCCCTGGGATTCCCAGACCGTCCATCCATGTCTTCTCCGTGCAACTACCTTGACACTGAGTCCAGCAGTTCAGATGAGTTCTTCTGCCACTGCCACCGGCCCTACTGTGAAATCTGCTTCCAGAGCTCCTCTGCTTCCAGTGACAGTGGCTCATCAGACAGTGACCCTGACCCTGCTGGGGGGCTGGCTTCCTGGGAAAAGCTGTGGGCCCACTCAAAGCCTATCGTGAACTTCAAAGAGGACTTGAAACCCACACTGGTGTGA